In the Bacillus shivajii genome, one interval contains:
- a CDS encoding spore coat protein: protein MNQEVYYSGKGKSKGRWSALDPNACHPMAADDTQNADQVNKTLQQSEDYIFIKDCCDITVKTTDTKAAVSLQAALQAAIALIIHISIADSSQAERITQDLLQTAKTKQLSFQKIVIENSKGVDVTRTDTQVAINIQVLLQLLLALIVQLEIL from the coding sequence ATGAACCAAGAAGTATACTATTCAGGAAAAGGTAAATCTAAAGGGCGCTGGTCAGCACTAGACCCCAATGCTTGTCACCCAATGGCTGCAGATGATACGCAGAATGCTGATCAAGTAAATAAAACACTACAACAGTCGGAGGACTATATCTTTATTAAGGATTGTTGTGATATCACTGTCAAAACAACTGATACAAAGGCAGCGGTGTCATTACAAGCAGCACTTCAAGCAGCAATTGCGTTAATCATTCACATTTCAATTGCAGATAGTAGTCAAGCAGAACGAATTACTCAAGACTTACTGCAAACGGCAAAAACAAAGCAACTTTCATTCCAAAAGATTGTCATCGAAAACTCAAAAGGGGTCGACGTTACAAGAACAGACACACAAGTCGCTATCAATATTCAAGTACTACTTCAACTACTACTAGCACTAATCGTGCAGTTAGAAATTTTATAA